One part of the Aurantibacillus circumpalustris genome encodes these proteins:
- a CDS encoding ABC transporter permease: MLHNYIVTALRNLWRGKVFSLINIFGLSIGIASCMLIFLYAKDEINFDRFHKDNIYRITASLTNSKGEVNKVGNTGLMPGPRFTEQIPEIESFVRVQAAYCVVKKGVDVFEEDALWADENFFEMFNFPLLYGDVMTPLKDPHSIVISEDIANKYFGKTDVVGQTIQLNPDKTFDSFIVSAVAKNSPQNSSIKINMILPIQFQLNKEPDDTWMNFFLNTFVTIKSGSNIVAVAAKANLIFEKEAADQLKIMKEKYDFDEKAEFGFQPLTAMHLSKDYPSSNGLVNASNPIYSYILSGIALFILLIACINFVNLTVARSLKRAKEIGIRKVVGGQRKQLIFQFLGESSILAFFSFLFAIVLVVVILPFFNSISDKALSFSYLLDLKLAGAYFLLFVLTSLLAGFYPALVLSRFNPVETLYGKMRFSGKSHLARGLIVLQFTLAVFLIITTITVFSQFNYLVNYDLGYDKSSVLRIITGHMNKTKMETLKSELKRESAIGAITARQGGGYITIAHINGETNQEFGYNRIDEENFPLFKIPIVQGRNFSKDYPTDSTNSLIVNESFVKAARWKNPIGEVIDFFYKNKKYHVVGVVKDFHTGPLTEKITPQVFSVDPELPYQVLFLKINSNGKTAALNHAQKVVKTMFPAIPYHYTFLDEDLISQYKNEVKWKQIISFAALLTLFLSCIGLFGITALSAEKRSKEVSIRRVLGASVALIVSKLSFDFLKLVCIAGFISMPLAWWAMNTWLENYPYRIHLGLSTFVFALLAVLMVASFTIIFQAIKAAIANPIKSLRTE; encoded by the coding sequence ATGCTTCATAACTACATTGTAACCGCCTTACGCAATCTATGGCGAGGTAAGGTTTTTTCTCTGATCAACATATTTGGTCTGAGCATAGGAATTGCAAGTTGTATGCTTATTTTTTTATATGCCAAAGATGAAATTAATTTTGATCGTTTTCATAAGGATAACATTTACAGAATTACAGCGAGCCTTACCAACTCTAAGGGCGAAGTCAATAAAGTCGGGAACACTGGTTTGATGCCTGGTCCACGATTTACAGAACAAATTCCAGAAATTGAAAGCTTCGTGCGAGTGCAGGCAGCCTACTGCGTGGTAAAAAAGGGAGTAGATGTTTTTGAAGAAGACGCACTCTGGGCTGACGAGAATTTTTTCGAGATGTTTAATTTCCCTCTTTTGTATGGAGATGTTATGACGCCACTAAAAGACCCGCACTCTATTGTTATCTCAGAGGATATAGCAAATAAGTATTTTGGAAAAACTGATGTTGTCGGTCAAACCATTCAACTGAATCCTGATAAGACATTCGATTCTTTTATTGTTTCAGCAGTTGCTAAAAATTCGCCGCAAAATTCTTCTATTAAGATCAACATGATATTGCCAATACAATTTCAATTAAACAAGGAACCAGACGATACCTGGATGAATTTTTTCTTAAATACGTTTGTTACAATAAAATCTGGTTCTAACATTGTGGCAGTTGCTGCAAAAGCTAATCTCATCTTTGAGAAAGAAGCGGCTGACCAGCTAAAAATAATGAAAGAAAAATATGATTTTGACGAAAAAGCCGAATTTGGATTTCAGCCTTTAACGGCAATGCACTTGAGTAAAGATTATCCTTCCTCAAACGGACTAGTAAACGCCAGTAATCCTATCTACTCTTATATTCTTAGTGGAATTGCGCTTTTTATTTTACTAATAGCCTGTATTAATTTTGTAAACCTCACAGTAGCACGTTCGCTCAAAAGAGCTAAAGAAATTGGGATCAGAAAAGTGGTAGGTGGCCAAAGAAAACAATTAATTTTTCAATTTCTTGGCGAGTCTTCTATTCTCGCCTTTTTTTCATTTCTGTTTGCAATTGTGTTGGTTGTAGTAATACTGCCCTTTTTTAATTCAATTTCTGATAAAGCCCTTTCTTTTTCTTACTTATTAGATTTAAAACTTGCAGGGGCTTATTTTCTTCTGTTCGTGCTAACAAGTTTACTAGCGGGTTTTTATCCTGCACTCGTATTGTCTCGCTTTAATCCGGTTGAAACTTTGTACGGCAAAATGCGCTTTTCAGGAAAAAGTCATTTAGCACGAGGTCTTATAGTGCTGCAGTTCACACTTGCTGTTTTTTTAATTATCACAACTATCACTGTGTTTTCGCAATTCAATTATCTCGTTAACTATGATCTGGGTTATGATAAATCAAGTGTCTTGCGCATTATTACTGGCCACATGAACAAAACTAAAATGGAAACACTTAAAAGCGAATTAAAACGGGAGTCAGCCATTGGTGCTATTACAGCTAGACAGGGCGGTGGCTACATTACAATTGCGCACATTAATGGCGAAACTAATCAGGAATTTGGATACAATCGGATTGATGAAGAAAATTTTCCCTTATTCAAAATTCCAATTGTTCAAGGGCGAAATTTTTCAAAAGATTACCCGACAGATTCCACGAATTCACTTATTGTGAATGAATCGTTTGTAAAAGCTGCTAGGTGGAAAAATCCAATCGGAGAGGTTATTGATTTTTTTTATAAGAATAAAAAATATCATGTAGTTGGTGTAGTGAAAGATTTCCACACGGGACCCCTCACTGAGAAAATTACACCTCAGGTATTTAGCGTGGATCCCGAACTACCATATCAAGTCCTTTTTCTAAAAATAAATTCTAATGGCAAAACTGCAGCCTTGAACCATGCACAAAAAGTAGTTAAAACAATGTTTCCAGCAATACCTTACCATTATACTTTTCTTGATGAGGATCTTATTAGTCAATACAAAAATGAAGTAAAATGGAAACAAATTATTTCTTTCGCGGCACTACTCACATTATTTCTTTCGTGTATTGGCTTATTTGGAATTACAGCACTCTCAGCTGAGAAACGTTCAAAGGAAGTAAGTATAAGAAGAGTTCTTGGCGCATCTGTAGCGCTTATTGTTTCAAAATTATCGTTCGATTTTTTGAAACTAGTGTGTATCGCTGGTTTTATCTCTATGCCTTTGGCATGGTGGGCTATGAATACATGGCTCGAAAATTATCCATACAGAATACATCTTGGACTTTCCACTTTCGTTTTCGCCTTGTTAGCCGTACTAATGGTGGCATCGTTTACAATAATTTTTCAAGCAATCAAAGCAGCTATAGCAAACCCGATAAAAAGTTTAAGAACAGAATAA
- a CDS encoding ABC transporter permease, producing the protein MILNYFKTAYRNLVRNKSYAIINISGLAIGIAACLLIFLVVRYELSYDKFRIDYSNIYHIYTQNKHSDGLTYNPGVPYPMVDALRSEFPQIKSGVICTSYGNQITIDAGSSSAKKFIEESGTCFADPDFFDVIKFNWLIGAPKVLSDPNKVVLSKSIATKYFSDWQTCIGKTLKLDNRLDLQVGGIVEDVPFNSDFRFQLIGSYITIKNNNTYGYTSDWGSNSSNNQVFMLFPEKVSEAAIEKQLEAFSKKYHKDNGKSETLNLLRPLKDIHHDRVLGNFGTHITTHSTLVTLSFIGFLIIIMACINFINLSTAQSVGRSKEVGIRKVLGSNRKQLFWQMLGETKVMVLFSSFIAIGLAWLFLPYIKYVITIDEELSLFTVQSILFFISTLVVVTVLAGIYPAVVLSGFKPVVALKNKINSANIGGISLRRSLVVIQFAISQVLIIGTIVAISQMNFINSIDLGFNKEAILLLQGSTDSVSISKHKVFKEELLKMPEVKDVSFASDMPSSDNNLGTNFAIDHHSDEDFTLYLKFGDEDYFKTFGLQFIAGRSYSEGDTITEVVVNETFLKKLNITNADVAIGKEIRTGGNPWRKICGVVKDFKTNSLREEIRPIMISAFRKRYQVVSVKLSSQNLAQTQKTIQSSWDKFFPDYVYVSNFMDEHIEKFYEQERQMALLYKIFAGLAIFISCLGLYGLISFMVVQKTKEVGIRKVLGAGISSIFYLFSREFAALIVVAFLIAAPLAYYFMSAWLNNFVFRVTMGVGVFIVAVTTSLLIAFLAVGYKAYRAAVANPVKSLRAE; encoded by the coding sequence GTGATATTAAACTATTTTAAAACCGCTTATAGGAATCTTGTCCGCAACAAAAGCTACGCGATTATCAATATCTCCGGACTCGCTATAGGAATTGCTGCATGCCTTCTTATCTTTTTAGTAGTGAGATACGAATTGAGTTATGATAAATTCAGAATAGATTATTCTAATATTTATCACATCTATACTCAAAATAAACATTCCGACGGCTTGACTTATAATCCAGGAGTTCCATATCCCATGGTGGATGCCTTGCGATCAGAATTTCCGCAGATAAAATCGGGAGTAATTTGTACAAGTTATGGTAATCAAATTACCATTGATGCTGGTTCTTCATCAGCAAAAAAATTTATCGAAGAGTCTGGCACTTGCTTTGCTGATCCAGATTTCTTCGATGTAATTAAATTTAATTGGTTAATTGGTGCTCCAAAGGTACTTTCAGATCCAAACAAAGTTGTGTTAAGTAAAAGTATTGCCACAAAATATTTTAGCGATTGGCAAACATGTATTGGAAAAACACTGAAGCTAGATAACAGACTTGATTTGCAGGTTGGAGGCATTGTTGAGGATGTTCCATTCAATTCGGATTTCCGATTTCAATTGATCGGCTCTTATATTACTATTAAGAATAACAATACTTACGGTTATACTTCCGATTGGGGTTCCAATAGCAGCAACAATCAAGTCTTTATGCTTTTTCCTGAAAAAGTTTCTGAAGCAGCGATTGAAAAACAACTTGAGGCTTTTTCAAAAAAGTACCATAAAGACAATGGAAAAAGTGAGACACTTAATTTACTCCGCCCCTTAAAAGACATCCATCACGATAGAGTGTTGGGAAATTTCGGAACGCACATCACAACTCATTCTACTTTAGTTACTTTATCATTTATTGGGTTTTTGATTATCATCATGGCCTGTATCAATTTTATTAATCTCTCAACTGCCCAATCAGTGGGACGTTCAAAGGAAGTTGGCATTCGTAAAGTATTAGGAAGTAACCGTAAACAATTATTTTGGCAAATGCTCGGTGAAACAAAAGTGATGGTCTTATTTTCTTCTTTTATAGCAATTGGTCTGGCTTGGCTTTTTTTACCATATATTAAGTATGTTATAACAATCGACGAAGAGTTAAGTCTATTTACAGTTCAGAGTATTCTTTTCTTTATATCTACTCTTGTTGTAGTTACTGTTCTTGCAGGAATATATCCTGCGGTGGTGCTCTCTGGATTTAAGCCAGTAGTTGCGTTGAAAAACAAAATTAATTCTGCTAACATTGGAGGAATTTCTTTACGTCGTTCATTGGTAGTGATTCAGTTTGCTATTTCTCAGGTACTTATTATTGGAACCATCGTAGCTATTTCTCAAATGAACTTCATCAATTCTATTGATCTTGGCTTTAATAAGGAAGCCATTCTATTGCTTCAGGGGAGTACAGATAGTGTCTCAATAAGTAAACATAAAGTTTTTAAAGAAGAACTTTTAAAAATGCCGGAAGTAAAAGATGTGTCCTTTGCGAGCGACATGCCTTCTTCCGATAATAATTTAGGAACAAATTTTGCAATCGATCACCATTCAGACGAGGATTTTACCCTGTACCTTAAATTTGGTGATGAAGATTATTTCAAAACATTTGGGTTGCAGTTTATTGCAGGAAGGAGTTACTCTGAAGGTGACACCATTACCGAAGTAGTAGTTAACGAGACGTTTCTTAAAAAACTAAACATTACTAATGCAGATGTTGCCATTGGGAAAGAAATTAGAACGGGAGGAAACCCCTGGAGAAAAATTTGCGGCGTAGTGAAAGATTTTAAAACAAATTCTTTGCGGGAAGAAATTCGGCCAATTATGATTTCTGCATTCAGAAAACGATACCAAGTGGTAAGTGTAAAATTGAGTAGTCAGAATCTGGCACAGACACAAAAAACAATTCAATCTAGTTGGGATAAGTTTTTTCCAGACTACGTGTATGTCTCAAATTTTATGGATGAACACATTGAGAAATTTTACGAGCAGGAAAGACAAATGGCCTTGCTTTATAAAATATTTGCAGGTTTAGCAATTTTTATCTCATGTCTGGGTCTCTATGGATTAATTTCCTTTATGGTGGTTCAAAAAACAAAAGAGGTTGGAATAAGAAAAGTATTGGGTGCAGGAATTTCAAGTATTTTCTATCTTTTTTCAAGGGAGTTTGCAGCTCTGATTGTTGTTGCATTTTTAATTGCGGCTCCACTGGCTTATTATTTTATGAGTGCGTGGTTAAATAATTTTGTATTTAGAGTTACTATGGGAGTTGGGGTTTTTATTGTCGCAGTTACAACTTCTTTATTAATTGCTTTTTTAGCAGTAGGCTATAAAGCTTACCGGGCCGCCGTTGCCAATCCCGTAAAAAGTTTACGAGCAGAATAA
- a CDS encoding ABC transporter ATP-binding protein, with translation MIQLKGIYKWVNSGGNKTFLLRDINLTINEGEFVSVMGPSGSGKSTLLNVIGMLDTFNEGDYLFTDKNVKDLREKHRSQLYKEHIGFVFQAYHLIDELTVQENIETPLLYRDMKSSERKAAVSDMLDRFNIVGKKDLFPTQLSGGQQQIVGIARALIDNPKLLLADEPTGNLNSKQGEEIMELFSKLNKENKVTIIQVTHSDKNAAYGSKIINLLDGRVQNN, from the coding sequence ATGATACAACTAAAAGGAATTTACAAATGGGTAAACAGTGGAGGAAATAAAACGTTTCTTTTAAGAGATATAAATTTAACCATCAACGAAGGAGAGTTTGTGTCAGTGATGGGTCCATCTGGATCAGGAAAATCAACACTTCTAAACGTCATTGGAATGCTTGATACATTTAATGAGGGGGATTATTTGTTTACTGATAAAAATGTAAAAGACCTTCGCGAAAAGCATCGTTCCCAACTTTACAAAGAACACATTGGTTTCGTTTTTCAAGCTTATCATTTGATAGACGAATTAACTGTACAAGAAAATATCGAAACTCCTTTACTTTATCGCGACATGAAATCTTCCGAAAGAAAAGCCGCAGTTTCTGATATGCTGGATCGTTTTAATATTGTTGGAAAAAAGGACTTGTTTCCAACACAACTATCTGGTGGACAACAACAAATAGTTGGCATAGCACGCGCATTAATTGACAATCCCAAACTACTTCTCGCAGATGAACCTACTGGAAATTTAAACTCTAAACAAGGTGAAGAAATAATGGAACTTTTTAGTAAACTAAACAAAGAAAATAAAGTAACCATTATTCAGGTTACGCACTCTGACAAAAATGCAGCGTATGGTTCGAAAATAATTAATTTGTTGGATGGAAGAGTACAGAACAATTAA
- a CDS encoding DoxX family protein: MKKSHKLISWIAALVSAIIMLQTLYFKFSAAPESVYIFSTLGLEPYGRIGIGIAELIASILILIPVTRFFGALFGLGIMIGAIFAHLTELGIEVENDGGYLFILSLIVSIGCGICLYLYKEKLKTILKLIGIKKQANQD, translated from the coding sequence ATGAAAAAATCACACAAACTTATTTCATGGATTGCAGCCTTGGTTTCTGCAATCATTATGTTACAAACACTCTATTTTAAATTCAGCGCTGCCCCTGAAAGTGTTTATATTTTCAGTACACTTGGTCTTGAGCCATACGGAAGAATTGGTATTGGTATCGCAGAACTTATTGCTTCCATTTTAATTCTTATTCCAGTAACACGTTTTTTCGGAGCTTTATTTGGATTAGGAATTATGATTGGAGCCATTTTTGCACACCTAACAGAACTGGGAATTGAAGTTGAAAATGACGGAGGTTATCTATTCATACTTAGTCTCATTGTTTCCATTGGTTGCGGAATATGTTTGTACTTGTACAAAGAAAAATTGAAGACAATTTTAAAGCTTATTGGAATAAAAAAACAAGCTAATCAGGATTAA
- a CDS encoding YHS domain-containing (seleno)protein, with translation MKNKILIQLFSPFVFVWLLNAQASPSETNLRTKHYNIEKSGLAIKGYDPISYFLGNPKKGSTAVVYKYNGLTYKFTSDKNKELFSASPEKFEPAYGGWCAYAMGASGEKVEIDPETFKIINGKLYLFYNAFFNNTLPKWNANEKNLNKKADDNWKTLYK, from the coding sequence ATGAAAAATAAAATCTTAATTCAGCTTTTTAGCCCATTCGTTTTTGTCTGGCTTTTGAATGCGCAAGCTTCACCAAGTGAAACAAACTTAAGAACCAAGCATTACAACATCGAAAAATCTGGACTAGCAATAAAGGGCTACGATCCTATTAGTTATTTTTTGGGTAATCCAAAAAAAGGCAGTACGGCCGTTGTTTATAAATACAACGGACTTACTTACAAATTTACTTCAGATAAGAACAAGGAGCTTTTTTCAGCTTCACCAGAAAAATTTGAGCCAGCCTACGGTGGATGGTGTGCATACGCAATGGGCGCAAGCGGTGAAAAAGTGGAGATAGATCCGGAAACGTTTAAAATAATTAATGGAAAACTTTATCTGTTTTATAATGCTTTCTTTAATAACACACTTCCTAAATGGAATGCGAATGAGAAAAATTTAAACAAAAAAGCAGACGATAATTGGAAAACACTTTACAAATAA